The sequence below is a genomic window from Desulfopila inferna.
CTGATGACGAATCTGTGAGCTGTTTTCACCGGCAAGCTTGAGTGTTGAAACGAAGGAAAGCTTAATCCCATGGAGACGTGCACTTTCAATTATCTCTTCCCATTTTGTTCCCCGCTTCTCCTTGACCAGTATCAACTCGGCAATCCGCTCTGGTTCCTCCTGAAGTGCCTCAAAGACCGGATGAATTCCCCAGATAAGATCATCGCTGAGCGTTAACCGCCTCTCTCTATCGCCTGCGCCTGCTTGCCGGGATCGTTGATTTTTCATGAGCACCACGTCGTATAAGGTAAAGGTGATCCGGTGATATGCCGGCGATCTCTCGACCTCTGAGCAAGAATGACAGCTTCAAACATCCGCGCGGCCTCATCTATTTTTTCATTGATGATGACATACTCAAATTCATTAATGGCCTGCATTTCCCGGCGAGCGTTTTTAAGGCGCGTGATAATAGTCTCATCATCATCAAGTCCCCTTCCGCGAAGGCGTCTTTCCAGCTCCTCAAGGCTCGGCGGAGCAAGAAAAATATACAGCGCTTCGCTTTCCCCGGATTCACGAATGATCCCGGCACCCTGAACGTCAATATCCAGAATCACATCCAGACCTGCCGCTCTCTGCTCCTCGACCCCTCGCCTGCTTGTGCCATAGAGGTTTCCATGGACATTGGCGTCTTCGAGAAAATCCCCTTTCTCCTTCATGGACATGAAAACGCTGCGATCAATAAAATGGTAGTCCACCCCATCTTTTTCACCCTTGCGCGGCTCCCGCGTAGTATGGGAAATGGAAAAGGCTACGCCCTCCAGATCATTCATCACTTTTTTCAGGATGGTGGATTTTCCGGTCCCTGAAGGAGCGGACAATATAAAAAGTTTTCCAACGTTCATGACTAAGCTGATACCTTTTGTTTATGCGCAGTAACAAGGTCCTCGAGATGATAACGGGTTTGCAGCGCCAGCATGCGCTGACCGATAGTTTCCGTCTGCACGGAAGAGAGAACGATATGATCGGAATCCATGATGATGATTGAACGGGTACGTCTCCCTTCGGTCACATCCAGCAATTTTCCATTTTTCTTGGCGAGCTCCTTGAGCTTACGGGCAGGCGAAGAACCTGTGTTGATAACCGCAACGATTCTGTCGGCCATGACCGTGTTCCCATATCCCACATTCAGCAATTGCATATCTTTCTCTCTCACAGTCCTTATTCTATATTCTGGACCTGTTCACGTATCTTTTCAAGTTCGCTTTTCAGGTCGACGGTGAGGTGCGCCGTTTCAGCATCGTTGATTTTCGATCCCAGGGTATTGACCTCACGTAAAAATTCCTGGATAAGAAAATCCAGCTTTCTCCCGACACTGCCGTTTTCTTTAAGAAATCTTTCGAACTGATCAATATGGCTACGCAGTCTGACCAACTCCTCGGTGACGTCTGTCTTATCCGCCATTATCGCCACTTCCTGACTTAAACGCAGAGGATCAAGGTCAACATTTGCCAGCAGTTTTTCCAGTCGTTGACGCAGACTCTGTTCCCTTTTTTCAACCAATGTCGGTACTATTATCTCGATTCTGGCGATGTCGGCAACAAAAGCTCCAATCCTTTTTTGTAAATCGGCGCGAAGACTCTCCCCTTCCTGCTTTCGCATCTCCTCACATCCCTGAAGTGCTTCAGTCACGGCCTGCTCAATGACTACCCAGACACTCTCAAGGTCCTCGCTCTGCTGTTCCCTGACCAGAACATCGGGATATGAGGCAAGCTGAGAAAGGGTAGTATCATCCTTAATCTTGAGTTCTTTGGCCATTTGCGCCAGAGTCTCCCTATAGGATGCAGCAAGTGCGGCATTGACGGAGAGTTTCTGCAGATCGGAAAAATCTCCCTGAACATTGAGGACGAGGTCTACTCTGCCGCGCTGGTGATAGTCAGCAACTTTTTTGCGTATTCTCTCTTCCAGGGCAGTATACCCGCGCGGTAGCTTGATTTTAACGTCAAGAAAGCGGTTGTTGACACAGCGGATTTCAGTAGTCCAGACCCTTCCGCTTTTCTCAGACTCTCCCCGGCCGAAGCCGGTCATGCTTTTCACTGTCATCAGTTATACCTGCAGTTATTTATAATATCGTTAAGTGGCAATATTAAAACTCCCGATGGAGAGAAGATATAAGCCCGGAGAAAGGTAAGCCATCATAATCCGATGTCCAAATGGGATATGTATCTTCGTATAGAGAACAATTCACAGTTATCAGATACATTCATTATTCGTTTTTCTTTTTTTTCTGACAGTCTTCCAGGAGAAAGGGCTAAACATGGTTTTCCCTGCTCGAAACGAAACTATCAGCAATGAGCTAAAAACCAGCAGTTTACCATGAACGGTAACTGTTCAGATAGGATCCTGCTGAATAATCACCTCGAAACAACAAAACGATGCCGGAGAAACTCTCCGGCATCGTTTTCTGTTGGCGATTCTCTGAGCTGACCTCTGTCAGAGGTCATCTACTATTTCATAGCCTTATTCAGCTCTTCGATAAGAGCGTCACTGATATCCAGGTCTTTATTATAAAAAATAACACCATTCTTGGAATCCAGGATCATGGAGTAGCCATTTTTGTCACCGTATGTATCGACAACACCCTCAAGCACTTTAATAATGGGTTCAAGCTCTTTGTCCTGCAGTCTTTTCATTTCCATGCCGGCATCTTCGGTTTTGGTCTGCAGGTCACGGCGCTTTCTGTTAAACTCAAGAATTTGTTCTTCCTTCTTTTCCTTACTCCAGACAGAACTCTTCTTCTCTATCTCTTCCTGAAGTTTCTCCAACTCTTGCTGGTCCCCTCTGAAGGCAGCCTCCAGCTCGCTCTTTTTCTTCTCAAAAACCGCTTTCGCCTTTAAACCGGGCTCTGATTGAACCAGAACCTTCTGGACATTCATTATCCCAACTTTTAAAGCATCACCTTGGGCAGCAAGAGCACCCAAGCTGGTACAGAGGCTTAAGGAAAGACAAACAACAAGAATTTTCAGATACTTAAGGCACATATTTATCTCCGGCTTTGCTCTACTTTTTTTTAACTTCATCAAGCTATTTTTTTTCTTCAGATCCAATCAAATTATACGCTTCCAGGGAGCTTTCCGTTATTTTTCAAAAAAAATATCGTATTGCAGCTCACTCCCTGGCATGTCTGCCTGTTCAGCAGCTCATATGTTATTGGATCTAAAGAACTATAATTTACTCGATTATAACAAAATCATCTCTTCTGTTCTGGGCATAGGAAAGTTCATCATGACCATGAAGAAGAATTCTTTCCTCGCCGTAACTAATGGTGGTCAATCTGTTCTCATCAATACCGAGGTTTTGCAGATAATTTTTGGCACTGAGTGCACGGCGTTCACCCAAGGCCATATTATACTCATTGGTACCACGGGGATCGGTGTTACCTTCTATGCGGACGCTGACTTCATTGTTTTCCTTCATGAAATCACCATTAGTCACTATTCTGTCCACTTGATCGTCCCGGATGCTGGAATCATCAAAATCAAAATAGACCGGCAGCATAGGAGCGGATGTACGTCCTTCGGAAATGGTAGGATTCTCCGGGGAATCCAGCGATTCCGGTTGGCCCATGACCTGGCTTTCCGGATCTGTTGGAGCAAGCTCTTCGCCGGTACGGCTATCCGATCCACAACCTGAAAGAGTAAGAAAAGAAAAAACCACACCAGCGAGCAGCAACACCTGAATCCTGTTTGTCATAGTTAAAACCTCCGTTTGCTTAGTAATATATGAACAAAATCAACCAAGCCGATTAACTTGCTGTAGCATTATTTTTCAGATCAGTCAGCAGATTAGTGAGCGGCCTTCAGCCCACTAAATATAAAAGAAAACGTACTAATTTCAAGTACTATTTTCCGTTTGGACTTTTCTAAATATAATACCGTCTACCTCGATCACTCTAAATAAAAGATCATATTAGGAATTTCAAAAAAACTGAATCGTCCACGATGGACAACTTACCGCTTCATTCAACCCGCAATACCACCATTCTCTTGTAATTTGAGTATATTAAGTTTTAAACAGGCTATATAGTACTCATACCTTAAAAAATTACAATGGCTCACCGAAGGATTTTTTTATTGAGCAGCAGATCAGCCGTGTTGGACATTGCCGTAACTCTTTTTTTAAAAAAAGCACGGTCCCCGATATATTGAGTACCTCTTACGTAAAATTCTCTGTCCAGGCAGATTATCTTTACCGAGAAACATTTTGCAATATCACTTCCTGGTTTTTCTGGACAAAGGTATCTGATTTCTGTTAGTGAACGTACCAATTTTGTTGGTTTCGTAAAAAGTTGCCACGAAACTCTTAAATTGCTGGATACCAAATTCAATGATTCTAGCAACGACATCAATGGAGAAGCTGTCAGGAACTTCAGGAAAAATGAACTCCTGGGTTCAACTTTATTGTAGTGATAATTTTTCGATCGGTATAGAATGATTTTGAAGAAATAATTTTAACAATCTGCTAGGTAACCGAACAAAAATGGAGCTCGGCAACCTCAGGAGGAGATATACATGGCAAAAGCACACGTCAGTCATACACGCACCACAGATAAAACAATTCGGGCAATCGACAGGAAGCGGGAACAGGAAAGGCGCAAGATGTTCATTCTGGCGAGGGATAATTCGGAAACACTTGCCACCAAAATCGTACAGCGTCTTATTGATCGAAAAAATATTGAAACAACATCAGTCGAGTCTATCCAGAAAGTCTTTGAGAAACAACTGCGCAAGCTTGTCGACCTTGAGGATTTCGATCTGCAACTTAAACTTGCCCCCGTCAGGACGCTGGTTCAGGATCCCAATATAGTAAGTCTCTATCTGACTCAATTTATTATTGAAGATCTCATTGAACATGGTGATATTCAGGATATTTTCGGTGAAGATCTCGATATTTACAGATCACTTGATTCAGTACTTAAGGTCTTACGTCCCTAGGAGGCTGTCCAAGAATGCCCTTTTTTTCCGCCTCCGAGTTATTTTATAAAAACAATACTCGCAATGTCAAATACATAGCTGTGCTTATTTTTCAAAGTGGCCCCGGATTCTTACAAGTTCGCACCTGATCTGAGAAAAAATGCCTATTCTCGGACAACCATCTAATATGCATCCTGCCGTCTCTCCTTTTCTTGTTTTTGCAGACGGAAAAGGAAATATCTCCGATTTTTCCCCACTTGCCATGGCTGGCATGAGCAATGGTCGCTTCTTGTCTCCTGCCTTAGAAGATTTAATACCTCTTCCCGAAGGCAGCGAACTATTTCTCCTGCCGGATCGCCTCCCTGTCGGTATCGATCCTCAAACCGGTGAGCCGCTACTGCTTGAAGAAAATCCTTTTGATGCCGATCTTGGAATACAAGCGGTTGCCGCGTTCATGGCGCCGGCACATACAGCTATCCTCAACAGCGCCTTTCGGGAAAAGCAGGAAAACCTGGAACCATTGCCCCTCTTCGCCTACACGGCAGTAGGCTGGTATGACGGCAGATTCTGGGTCAGCGGATTTCGAAGCGACAGCGATATACGCCAGGACGCAGGGCAGTTCAAACAGTCGGTCCTGAATAAAAAGACACCAAAACTGATGGCGCAGTACCCTGATAATAGATTAATACAGCACTTGGGTAAATGTTGTTTAACCTATGCCTGCCCAGCGGCACGCAACTATTTTCTGGGACGTTGGGAGGCTCCCCTGCCGACGTCCCCCACCTGCAACGCCCACTGCATCGGCTGTATTTCACTGCAGCCGTCCGGCTGCTGTCCCTCTACCCAGGAACGCATCCGCTTTGTTCCCACTGCCGCTGAAATCCACGAACTTGCCGTGGAACATATCAAAAAGGCGGAACGGCCAATCGTCAGCTTTGGCCAGGGATGTGAAGGGGAACCGCTTCTTCAGGCGGAAACGATTGAAAAGGCTATCCGCAAAATACGCAACTCCACGAGTAGCGGCACAATTAACCTGAATTCCAACGCCAGTCTTCCCGCAAAGGTTAAAGTATTGGCGCAAAGCGGCCTTGACAGCCTTCGGGTCAGCCTGAATTCTGCCCAGGAAATATACTATACATCATACTATCGACCTTCTAATTACAGGTATGAGGACGTTGAACTCTCAATAAAAATCATGAAGGATGCCGGAAAATTCGTCTCCCTCAATTACTTTATCCTCCCGGGATTCACCGATTCTGTCACTGAATTCGATGCCTTAAGCAGACTGATTGAGCGCTGCTCACCAGACCTTATCCAACTGCGCAACCTGAATATGGATCCCTTATGGTATCTGCGCTGCATCAGCTTTCCTGGTGAGGCGCAAACCATGGGAATTCGGGCGTGGAGAGATGCGTTGCACAAAAGCTTTCCCTCTCTTGGCTTCGGCTATTTCAATCCATACCTGCAATAAACTAATTCGGTAATATCAGAGGGATCACTGTTGGCAGCATCGCTGACTTTCGGACGGAGACTCAAATTTATGGTTGAAATTTCCACTTTTTGATATACTATGCCATGTGATAAAGCTTATTACTATTCCCACCTTTATCTGGAAACACTCGGTTTTTTATCTCAAGGGCTGAAAACTGACGGAGCAATATCATTTGTGATTATCACATGAATCAGCGTTCAAATCCAGCCTTAGATAAACACACATGATTACTTCCGGATGAAACAGCCAATCAGAAGCAGGAAGAAATTCTATGGACCATTTACCCAATATGCGACTCACCACACAAAGGCAGATCATCCTGGAAGAGCTGAACAAAGTCACCTCACACCCTACGGCAAATGAAGTCTACGATATGGTAAGAAAAAGACTGCCGCGCATTGGCCTGGGCACTGTCTACAGAAACCTGGAGCTTATGGCCGAAAGCGGAATTATTCTCAAACTTGAAGTTGGTGGGACACAGAAGCGTTTCGATGCAACTACTGAATGCCATTACCATATTCGCTGCAATTGCTGTGACAAAGTAGATGATATTGATATTCCCGTCCAGCATCATATAAATGAGGGGGCCGCTGTGGCAACCAATTATCAGATTCTCGGGCACCACATCGAGTTCTCAGGGATCTGCAGTGACTGCCGGAAGAACAACAAGCTGCAGGAGGAAGATTCCATCAACTGAAATCAATCATCTTCTCATGATGCTGACAACCGGCCACTCCATCATGACTCCATGGGGCCTTCAGGCAAGAATAAAGGTATATCACTGAAAAAGAATTCTACAAAACCTTCTCTTGCCGACTCGGAGAAGTACCGCTCCCTCAGGTTCAACATTGATATTCATGTCCTGTATCTTTTCGCCATCTAGGGAAACAGCGTTCTGCTTTACCATCCTCCGCCCTTCGGAAGTCGATTTAACAAGCTGAGCATCAACCAGCAGCTGGGGCAGCCATACCGGTTCACTGCTGGTCACATGTACTTCCGGAATTTCATCGGGCAATCCTTTCTGCTGAAATACCTTCTCAAAATTTTCCTCCGCCCGGCGAGCCTCGCCTTCGGAATGAAACCGTGCCGTCAATTCCCGCGCCAGCTGCTTTTTCACCTCTTTAGGGTGAATGTCACCTCCTTCCATCCGCTGCTTCAGTTCCTCAATTTCGGCCGCACTCAAGTCACTGAGCAATTCGTAATAGCGGAACATAAGCTCATCCGAGATAGAAAGCACCTTGCCGTAGATATCATTGGCCGGTTCGGTAATACCGATGTAGTTCCCCAGGGATTTGCTCATTTTATTGACGCCATCCAATCCTTCCAGCAGAGGCATGGTCAGGACAACCTGTGGTTCCTGACCTCTGGAACGCTGCAGATCCCGGCCCATGAGAACATTAAAAAGCTGGTCCGTGCCGCCAAGCTCGACATCGGCCTCCATGGCCACGGAATCATACCCTTGAATCAACGGATAGAGAAACTCATGAATCGAGATTGGTTTCCCGGTATCAAAGCGATTTCTGAAATCTTCTCTTTCCAGCATGCGGGCCACGGTCAGCTCTGATGCCAGACGAATCATTTCGAAGGAGCTCAGCTTGCCGAGCCAGGTACTGTTGAAAACTATCTTGGTTTTTTCAGGATCAAGTATTTTAAAAACCTGTTCCTTATAGGTTTCCGCGTTCCTGGCGACATCCTCCTGGGTGAGCGCTTTCCTGGTCTCGGATTTGCCGGTCGGATCACCTATCATCCCGGTAAAATCACCGATGAGAAACTGAACCTCATGCCCCAGGTCTTGAAAATGCTTGAGTTTCTGCAGTAAAACCGTATGGCCGAGATGCAGATCAGGCGCTGTCGGATCAAAACCTGCCTTGATCTTCAGAGGGATGCCGGTCTTCGCTGATTTTTTAAGTTTTTCCAGCAGCTCCTCTCTGGAAATGCAGTCAACCGCACCACGTTCTATCAAGGCAATCTGTTCTTCTATGGAGCTCATTTCTTCTCTTTATTGATTATTTTGGTATTCATATCCTGTCCGGTAGATACAACGTCTACCTTGATTTGAAACAACGGCAATTCTCTGAAATTGCTCTTTCCCTGGCACTATGCTGCTCAACAGGACTCATTTAGCATATTCCACAGCTCTGGTTTCTCTGATAACCGTTACCCTGATCTGTCCGGGGTAAGTAAGCTGCTCTTCAATTTTTCTGGCAATATCCTGTCCCAGAAGAGTTGCATCACTATCTTTGATTTTGTTTGAATCGACAATAATACGCAACTCTCTACCCGCCTGAATGGCGTAGGATTTTTCAACTCCGTTGCAGGAGTTGGCTATTGCTTCAAGATCTTCAAGCCGCTTCACGTAGCTCTGCAGCATTTCTTTTCTCGCTCCCGGTCGAGCACCGGAAAGGGCATCAGCCGATTGCACCAGAACGTCAAGAACACTTTGAGGCGGAATATCTTCATGATGTGCGCCTATGGCATAGACTACCTCATTGACCTCGCCGTATTTCCTGGCCAGATCACGTCCGATGATAGCATGTGAGCCCTCAACTTCATGGTCGACGGCCTTGCCAATATCATGGAGAAGGCCGGCACGTTTGGCAATTTTTACATCAATACCCAATTCAGCAGCCATTATTCCACAGAGGAAAGCGACTTCGAGAGAGTGCTGCAATACATTCTGACCATAACTGGTCCTGTATTTCAATCTGCCGAGGATATTAATCAGATCAACGTGAACACCGTGGGCGCCGACATCGAATGTTGCCTGCTCACCTGCTTCACGCATGGTTATTTCAAGCTCCTTGGTTACCTTTTCGACAACCTCTTCTATTCGTCCGGGATGTATGCGGCCGTCGCTGATAAGCTGCAGCAGTGCCAGTCGCGCAACCTCCCTCCTGACCGGATTGAAACCCGAGAGAATAACAGCCTCGGGAGTATCATCTATGATGATATCAATGCCGGTGGCCGCTTCGATAGCCCGAATATTTCTTCCTTCACGGCCTATAATCCGGCCCTTCATTTCGTCGTTGGGCAACGGCACCATGGAAACGGTTTTATCGGCCACGTAATCTCCAGCATAGCGTGAAATGGCAAGAGCCAGAATGTTCTTCCCTTTGCGGTCCGCTTCCATTTTCATTTTGTTTTCAATCTGCGCCAGTTGTTTGCCGGCAGCAAGGCGTGCCTCGCTCTCAAGAGATTCCATCAGCATTTTTTTGGCATCTTCCTGACTTATCCCGGCAATACGGGATAGCTCATAACGCCGCTTCCCCACGAGCTGCTCAGCTTCCTTCAGGCAATTGCTTATATCCGTCTCGCGTATTTTTAGCTGTTTGTCGAAAATATCCTGTTCTTCACGCTTTTTATCAAATGAATCCCACTCTGCCTTGAGCAGTTCCCGCTTCTTGTTGAGCAATCTCTTTTCGTCCTTTAATTCCGCTCTATCCGCTTTCAGTTCTTTTTCAACCGACTGTTTAAGTTTGTATGCCTCTTCCTTGCTTTGCAGAAGGGCTTCCTTTTTGCGCTGCTCCGCCTCCACAATAGCATTTTCAATAATCTGCTTTCCCTGGGTCTGCAGATTTTGAAACTGGTTTTCTGCAATCTTCTTGCGCAGCAGAAATCCGGCGATCAAACCAGCCACCAGTCCACTAACGAGAAAGAGAGCAGAATACGTTGTCAAATCCATATATGATCCTATTAAGTAACGATTGCACAACAGATGAGGGGGAGGGAGATGGCCGCAGGACAAAATATTGTCTGCGCAGTAGAACAATCAGAGAAAAATCGGCCGTCGGCCATACCCGGCCAGCTCCCGGCAGGGTATCATTCAGCAGCGTGAATTATAGTCACACTTTAACGGTCGAAAAGAGAGCAGATCGTGGCAAAACAGTTATTCTAAAATTACAGATATCAAACGAGCGCTCTACATCCTTTATTATGAGATATTCTGTACTTGATATCGCTCCAATTACACCCTTTCATGATAGTCAGGGATGAATTATCATCAGCTATACCTGAAACCAATCCGAAAAAATGCACAACAGAAGACATTGTACGTCTTCATGGCACCTCGCTGCACAGCAGCGCGAATTCCAACGTTCCCCTTGCCGGAGCATGGTAGTGGAATCCAATTCTTTCGAACTGATAGAATAAAAAGCAGATCCAGCTTCACTTTTCCTAAACTTGTTCAATCAGCACCCCAGCTGTAATCAATCTTCTTTTCCAACCAAGTCGAAACCCCCACTATCCTGTTTGTTGTCTTGCAGGCCTAGTGAAAAACCTCGATATATAAAAAACAGAACTTGTACAAACCCAGCTGAGCTGGATGAGAACCTTGAGACAGACTATTTTCTCGCAAAGAAAAACATCTGTAAGGTACTAAATTCTGTAGAGCACGAAGGATTCCCCACCCTGCCGTGTCTTCGGGATAGTTAAACCTATCGAAATAGGTGGGCTGCTCGTATCAACCTCTGGTGAATCGCGTACGATTTTCCATTGGATGAAAGTGGTGCTGCCCTTTTTAAGAGAGTTGGCTCAACAAACACAGAAGATCACCAACAGCGCAGGGAAATATTCAATTTTCAAACCGGCTCGGGGACTGATCCTTCCTCGTTCCGGAGAAGAGAATACAGAACAATAACTACATATTTCCTGTTGTAGTTTTTCTCCTCTTCCTGTGGTGCATTATATCAGATATTCCATCAAACAAAAGCGTTTTTATACACCCTCTGATCATTTTTCAGCTGGGAGAGCAGCGCCTATCTTTTCTATCAGATCCGCCATCCTGGCATCGTTTTCCTTTCTATATTCATCATATTCCTGCTGCAGTCTGATATATCGTGATGCAATATTCAAACAGGCCATAATGGCCGCCTTACTAACCGGAATGGTACCACTCGTTCTTTCAGTTCCACCCTCGACCAGTTCCCGGACCAAAGCCAAAATTCGATTCATCTCCTCTTCCGGCGCCCCGGTATAAAAGGCATGATTCTGCCCAAGCAATGTAAAACTGACCAGACGTTCTTTTTCCGACATAACTTGTTCAGTCAGCCCCCGGGGTAAGCAACTTAGTTCCTTACAGATTGTTCTCTTGTTTTTTTTGCAGGAAAACGATCTGCCTCAAGGTTCTTATACCCCTCAAAGGGGTACTGTAAAGAGTTCAACTCAGCAGGGTTACACCATGATCTGAGGTCAATCACCGGACTCGCCATTTCCCCGCTGATCAACGTGAAAGAGATTCCTCTGCAGATTCGCCTCCCGATCTTCTTCCTGCATGTCATGTGAAACAGCATCCTGACCATATACAGCAGATTCTTCCACAACATTTTCGACATCTTCTTCGGATTCGAGGACGACGGATTGCCATTCTTCAATCTGATCAATCAGCCCTTTGATGCGACTGGAAATATCACCACGTTCCGAATCAGCAGTATTCAGTCTGTCCTTCAATTCCTGAATTTCATCTTCTTTTTGCTGCACCAACCCCTTTAGCTGTGTATTCTTATCAAGCAGTTGGTCATACTGTGTTAACAGTTTTCCGACAAATTGCTCAAGACGTTCAAACTCGCTTCCCTGGCTCATTCCCCACCTCTCAATATGATATCGGCAAAGCTTACCTGTTCAAAATTCATCCGGAAGAATATCCCATCTGCACAATTCCAAGGGTTGCACTTTGCTGTTCTTTTTCTGTAACAATCACCTTTCCATAAAAACCAACTATACCATGCTCGATCTTCTCTGCAACTCTTAACCTGCAGGCATTATTTATATGTCGTGGATATATGAGCGGCGAAATGTCCCGGCTAGATCCTGCTATACTGC
It includes:
- a CDS encoding OmpH family outer membrane protein produces the protein MCLKYLKILVVCLSLSLCTSLGALAAQGDALKVGIMNVQKVLVQSEPGLKAKAVFEKKKSELEAAFRGDQQELEKLQEEIEKKSSVWSKEKKEEQILEFNRKRRDLQTKTEDAGMEMKRLQDKELEPIIKVLEGVVDTYGDKNGYSMILDSKNGVIFYNKDLDISDALIEELNKAMK
- the tyrS gene encoding tyrosine--tRNA ligase; this encodes MSSIEEQIALIERGAVDCISREELLEKLKKSAKTGIPLKIKAGFDPTAPDLHLGHTVLLQKLKHFQDLGHEVQFLIGDFTGMIGDPTGKSETRKALTQEDVARNAETYKEQVFKILDPEKTKIVFNSTWLGKLSSFEMIRLASELTVARMLEREDFRNRFDTGKPISIHEFLYPLIQGYDSVAMEADVELGGTDQLFNVLMGRDLQRSRGQEPQVVLTMPLLEGLDGVNKMSKSLGNYIGITEPANDIYGKVLSISDELMFRYYELLSDLSAAEIEELKQRMEGGDIHPKEVKKQLARELTARFHSEGEARRAEENFEKVFQQKGLPDEIPEVHVTSSEPVWLPQLLVDAQLVKSTSEGRRMVKQNAVSLDGEKIQDMNINVEPEGAVLLRVGKRRFCRILFQ
- a CDS encoding radical SAM protein, whose translation is MPILGQPSNMHPAVSPFLVFADGKGNISDFSPLAMAGMSNGRFLSPALEDLIPLPEGSELFLLPDRLPVGIDPQTGEPLLLEENPFDADLGIQAVAAFMAPAHTAILNSAFREKQENLEPLPLFAYTAVGWYDGRFWVSGFRSDSDIRQDAGQFKQSVLNKKTPKLMAQYPDNRLIQHLGKCCLTYACPAARNYFLGRWEAPLPTSPTCNAHCIGCISLQPSGCCPSTQERIRFVPTAAEIHELAVEHIKKAERPIVSFGQGCEGEPLLQAETIEKAIRKIRNSTSSGTINLNSNASLPAKVKVLAQSGLDSLRVSLNSAQEIYYTSYYRPSNYRYEDVELSIKIMKDAGKFVSLNYFILPGFTDSVTEFDALSRLIERCSPDLIQLRNLNMDPLWYLRCISFPGEAQTMGIRAWRDALHKSFPSLGFGYFNPYLQ
- a CDS encoding cell division protein ZapA, giving the protein MSEKERLVSFTLLGQNHAFYTGAPEEEMNRILALVRELVEGGTERTSGTIPVSKAAIMACLNIASRYIRLQQEYDEYRKENDARMADLIEKIGAALPAEK
- a CDS encoding DUF370 domain-containing protein; amino-acid sequence: MQLLNVGYGNTVMADRIVAVINTGSSPARKLKELAKKNGKLLDVTEGRRTRSIIIMDSDHIVLSSVQTETIGQRMLALQTRYHLEDLVTAHKQKVSA
- the gmk gene encoding guanylate kinase, producing MNVGKLFILSAPSGTGKSTILKKVMNDLEGVAFSISHTTREPRKGEKDGVDYHFIDRSVFMSMKEKGDFLEDANVHGNLYGTSRRGVEEQRAAGLDVILDIDVQGAGIIRESGESEALYIFLAPPSLEELERRLRGRGLDDDETIITRLKNARREMQAINEFEYVIINEKIDEAARMFEAVILAQRSRDRRHITGSPLPYTTWCS
- a CDS encoding OmpA family protein — translated: MTNRIQVLLLAGVVFSFLTLSGCGSDSRTGEELAPTDPESQVMGQPESLDSPENPTISEGRTSAPMLPVYFDFDDSSIRDDQVDRIVTNGDFMKENNEVSVRIEGNTDPRGTNEYNMALGERRALSAKNYLQNLGIDENRLTTISYGEERILLHGHDELSYAQNRRDDFVIIE
- a CDS encoding Fur family transcriptional regulator, translating into MDHLPNMRLTTQRQIILEELNKVTSHPTANEVYDMVRKRLPRIGLGTVYRNLELMAESGIILKLEVGGTQKRFDATTECHYHIRCNCCDKVDDIDIPVQHHINEGAAVATNYQILGHHIEFSGICSDCRKNNKLQEEDSIN
- a CDS encoding cell division protein ZapB, with the translated sequence MSQGSEFERLEQFVGKLLTQYDQLLDKNTQLKGLVQQKEDEIQELKDRLNTADSERGDISSRIKGLIDQIEEWQSVVLESEEDVENVVEESAVYGQDAVSHDMQEEDREANLQRNLFHVDQRGNGESGD
- the rny gene encoding ribonuclease Y, with the protein product MDLTTYSALFLVSGLVAGLIAGFLLRKKIAENQFQNLQTQGKQIIENAIVEAEQRKKEALLQSKEEAYKLKQSVEKELKADRAELKDEKRLLNKKRELLKAEWDSFDKKREEQDIFDKQLKIRETDISNCLKEAEQLVGKRRYELSRIAGISQEDAKKMLMESLESEARLAAGKQLAQIENKMKMEADRKGKNILALAISRYAGDYVADKTVSMVPLPNDEMKGRIIGREGRNIRAIEAATGIDIIIDDTPEAVILSGFNPVRREVARLALLQLISDGRIHPGRIEEVVEKVTKELEITMREAGEQATFDVGAHGVHVDLINILGRLKYRTSYGQNVLQHSLEVAFLCGIMAAELGIDVKIAKRAGLLHDIGKAVDHEVEGSHAIIGRDLARKYGEVNEVVYAIGAHHEDIPPQSVLDVLVQSADALSGARPGARKEMLQSYVKRLEDLEAIANSCNGVEKSYAIQAGRELRIIVDSNKIKDSDATLLGQDIARKIEEQLTYPGQIRVTVIRETRAVEYAK
- a CDS encoding YicC/YloC family endoribonuclease is translated as MTVKSMTGFGRGESEKSGRVWTTEIRCVNNRFLDVKIKLPRGYTALEERIRKKVADYHQRGRVDLVLNVQGDFSDLQKLSVNAALAASYRETLAQMAKELKIKDDTTLSQLASYPDVLVREQQSEDLESVWVVIEQAVTEALQGCEEMRKQEGESLRADLQKRIGAFVADIARIEIIVPTLVEKREQSLRQRLEKLLANVDLDPLRLSQEVAIMADKTDVTEELVRLRSHIDQFERFLKENGSVGRKLDFLIQEFLREVNTLGSKINDAETAHLTVDLKSELEKIREQVQNIE